AAAACACTTACATTTTGGACGAGGACGATGATGCTTTCAAAAGGAAACGTGCAAAAATGGAAAAGGAGGGCGAGTTGAGGGATGCATCGTCGGAAGGAAAACCAAGtaaagagaaaggagaaggtGGTAAGCGGCGAGATAAGAAGATAAAGTCAGGAGAGAGGACTGCGAAGGAACCGTTATACCCGAGGAAGGAAAGCTTCGAGCGTCGTCGCCCATGGCATCAGACCGATTCCCGCCGGCGTGAGGAATCGGGGAAAATTCTAAGTGCGCATTTAACAGAGCTACTTCGGGAGGTCAAGGCGATGCATGCAGTCGAAGAAGGCGAGATGGAGACAGACCCGCCTCGAGTGGCGACGGATAAAacaaagtggtgcgagtatcaccgCTCGGCGGGTCACGACACCGGGGATTGTTTCACCTTAAAGAATGAGATTGAAAGGCTCATTCGGGCGGAACGCTCGCAATTAAACGACCGCAGTGACCGTTGGCGCGGCGAACGACAACAAGGGAATCGATATAAAGGGGACCGCCAGCAAGATGATCGCAGGCGGGACGATCGCCGTCGTACGCCGACTTCTGACAAGAAAGAAACGCtgacaacaaggaagaagggggcgGAAGAAACGTTCAACAAAGATCTCGAGCCACCAGTTGGGACGATAAACACGATTGCGGGTGGCTTTGGTGGAGGTGGCAACACAGCCTCGGTGAGACGAAGGCATGTAAGGGAAGTGATGTCAGTACGAGAGTATGAAGCCCCATTTGGTTTTCATCACCCAGATATCGTGATATCGTCAGCAAATTTTGAGGGGATCAAGACGCATAAAGACGATCGTGTGGTAGTAATGGTAAGAATCAACAGGTTTAATGTACGAAGAGTTCTTTTGGACCAGGGAAGTTCTGCAGACATTATCTACAGCGATGTGTTTGATCAGTTGGGTTTGACAGACAAGGACTTAATGCCATACACTTGGACTCTGGTAGGTTTTTCAGGATAGCAGGTCTGGGTGCGCGACTACCTGGATTTGGATACGGTTTTTGGTGTTGATGAAAATGCCGAGCTTCTGCGTGTAACATATTTGGTATTGCAGGTCCTAGCATCATACAATGTCATTATCTGACGGAACACGCTCAACCGTCTTTGTACGGTGATTTCAACGGCTCACGTGGCGGTGAAGTACCCTCTAATCTGCGGAAAGGTGGGGAAAATTGCTGTCGATCAGAGGAGAGCAAGGGAGTGCTATAACAACTGCCTTAGTTTGTATGGAAAAAAGGGGGCCGGCGAGGGGCACAGGTGCCACGAGATCGAGCTTTTAGAGGGCGAACAAGATGGCCCGAGTGTACAGGATCAGGGGCGAAACGGACCAGGAAGGTTTGAGCAAATGATCGATCAAAAGATAGAAAGGTTGAGGAACAACCAAGGTCAGAGAAGGCCAGATGACAAGACAAGAGCAAGGACGCGGAGAGAGGATTGAAGAActaggacaaaaataaagatgcactctttttctccaccacgagagttttttaacgaggcatccctcgaatgtaaaaactttttacaaatcaaatacaaaaaggaTATTCCTAGCAATACTCCTAGCTTGACTAAATTATCacggtcgcccggtgggaaaaattccctgaaggtggctatcccaacacgaccttgatgtctggggatcgctccgaaAAGTCCGGTGTGAACCGCTGCTACACGATTAGCAACTCAACCAAAATGTCACGGtcgcctggtgggaaaaattccctgaaggtggcgatcccaacacgacgttgatgtctggggatcgctctaGAAAGTCCAGTGCGAACCGCTGAttactcgttggcgatgtgtgcggataagttaattatcccaaaagcctccccgacatatgggcgagcaaaacctccccgaaatatgggcgagaacccaaagctaggctaagtctcgggcaacccatatggccattgggtcccaaGCAGTCATAAGTCCTTGCCAGGACAAAActggcaaggccacacctgGTCTTACGGAAAATACGGTGTGAAtaaagcctcggttcaaaacTGGGCAAAAGTCCTAGAATTCTTTGGCACACactcaaaatcgctacacgaagACTAAACCCAAAGGCGTAAAACGAACACATGGAGGAAATATGGCAGGGCGATGAATAAAATAAGACAAGCGAAACTGCAACGAAATTCTGTTCATTAACACAAAGCAATATTAGTTAAAAAAGGGGTAAGGGAAAATCAATACAGagtatttaaattatattaacgTTCTCCACTTTCCCTGCGTTTTCAGCAGCCGCAAAGTATGCAGCGTCAATACCTGGAGGATCATCAGGGCCGACCAAACCCTCGGGGCTAATCTTCTTGAAGGCTCCCATTCCGCTGAGATCTATTCCCTCATAAAGGTACTTGACCTGGGCTTTAGCAAGGAAGAAACCGTGGCCGCGCCTGTCCACAGCCACAGCAGCAGCTTCGACCTCCAACCTCGCTCGAAAGGTTTTGGCTTCAGAGACCGCCCGGGTTTCCATCTCCGCAACAGCTTTGGTTTTTGCTGCGAGTTGATTCCTCACCTCGGCGAGAGACTCGTTCGACAACGCCAACTCGTTGCGCAGAGACGCAATCTCCTTATCTTTGGCAATACATGCGGCTCTACTCACGACGATTGCCTCGGTCTTCGCCTCCAACTCCTTCTGCAAGTCGTCCCGCTCGTCCTTTAAGTCCTCCATTCTTTATTCGCAAG
This is a stretch of genomic DNA from Lotus japonicus ecotype B-129 chromosome 1, LjGifu_v1.2. It encodes these proteins:
- the LOC130741257 gene encoding uncharacterized protein LOC130741257 — its product is MAWFTTLPGGSITNFHDFSSKFLVQFSASKSKQVTIEDLYNVRQSDGETLKQYVKRFNAVSIKIEESEPHACARAFKNGLQPGKLNSKLSRKPTRSMAEINARENTYILDEDDDAFKRKRAKMEKEGELRDASSEGKPSKEKGEGGKRRDKKIKSGERTAKEPLYPRKESFERRRPWHQTDSRRREESGKILSAHLTELLREVKAMHAVEEGEMETDPPRVATDKTKWCEYHRSAGHDTGDCFTLKNEIERLIRAERSQLNDRSDRWRGERQQGNRYKGDRQQDDRRRDDRRRTPTSDKKETLTTRKKGAEETFNKDLEPPVGTINTIAGGFGGGGNTASVRRRHVREVMSVREYEAPFGFHHPDIVISSANFEGIKTHKDDRVVVMVRINRFNVRRVLLDQGSSADIIYSDVFDQLGLTDKDLMPYTWTLVGFSG